The following proteins are encoded in a genomic region of Jaculus jaculus isolate mJacJac1 chromosome 13, mJacJac1.mat.Y.cur, whole genome shotgun sequence:
- the Ndufa2 gene encoding NADH dehydrogenase [ubiquinone] 1 alpha subcomplex subunit 2, with protein sequence MAAAAASRAVGAKLGLREIRIHLCQRSPGSQGVRDFIEKRYVELKKAHPNLPILIRECSEVQPKLWVRYAFGQEKNVSLNNFSADQVNRALENVLSGKA encoded by the exons ATGGCCGCGGCCGCTGCAAGTCGAGCCGTCGGGGCAAAGCTGGGTCTGCGTGAGATTCGCATTCACTTATGCCAACGCTCGCCCGGTAGCCAAGGGGTCAG GGACTTCATCGAGAAACGCTATGTGGAGCTGAAGAAGGCGCACCCCAACCTGCCCATTCTGATTCGCGAATGCTCGGAGGTGCAGCCCAAGCTCTGGGTCCGCTACG CATTTGGCCAAGAGAAGAATGTGTCTTTGAACAACTTCAGTGCTGATCAGGTAAACAGAGCCCTGGAGAATGTACTAAGTGGCAAAGCCTGA
- the Tmco6 gene encoding transmembrane and coiled-coil domain-containing protein 6, translating to MWSSRLGRPRPLACGVEELRRRRREREAALRKARREQQLVSKRLLREDVPEEAAGEGADAPLGEAEVQQFLRLAQRGTDEKEREKALVSLRRGLQHPDTQQTFIRLEGSMRILVGLLTSNRALLQLEAARCLHELSHSEQSAVAEACLPATSYLLTYLSGHSSDFIELCLYTLGNLIVESEAVRKQLVPQGIIPALAACIQSPHVAVLEALGYALSQLLQAKEAPEKIIPSFLDSTLPQHMLQLMQPGPKLNPGVAVEFAWCLHYIICSQVNNALLITHGALSTLGLLLLDLAGAVQRTDDAGLELLVCPVLRCLSNLLTEVPVEAVGGQMLLRDERIVAALFILLEFFLQKQPSLLPEGLWLLNNLTANSPTFCTSLLSLDLIEPLLQLLPLSNAVSVMVLTVLCNVAEKGPAYCQRLWPGPLLSCLLNILALSDTEVVGQSLELLQLLFLYQPEAAQAFLQQSGLQALERHLEEIQLRDRVHAVQHTALHG from the exons ATGTGGAGTTCACGGCTGGGCCGTCCCCGGCCGCTGGCCTGTGGGGTGGAGGAGCTGCGGCGCCGCCGGCGGGAGCGGGAGGCCG CCCTGCGGAAGGCGCGGAGGGAGCAGCAGCTGGTCAGCAAGAGGCTGCTGCGGGAAGACGTCCCGGAGGAGGCGGCAGGCGAGGGTGCCGACGCACCACTTGGGGAAGCGGAG GTCCAGCAGTTCCTGCGCTTGGCCCAACGGGGAACagatgaaaaggagagagaaaaggctcTGGTCAGCCTTCGTCGAGGCTTGCAACATCCTGACACACAGCAAACCTTCATCCG GTTGGAGGGCAGCATGCGCATCCTTGTCGGGCTCCTGACCAGCAACCGGGCCCTGTTGCAGCTTGAGGCAGCTCGATGCCTACATGAGCTCTCTCATTCTGAGCagtctgcagtggcagaggcctgcCTGCCAGCCACTTCGTACCTCCTTACCTACCTCTCTGGCCACAGCTCAGACTTCATA GAGCTGTGTCTGTACACATTGGGGAACCTCATTGTGGAGAGTGAGGCTGTGAGAAAGCAGCTAGTACCACAGGGCATTATTCCAGCCTTGGCTGCCTGCATCCAG TCACCCCATGTGGCTGTGCTGGAAGCCCTTGGATATGCCTTGTCTCAGCTTCTGCAAGCTAAGGAAGCTCCAGAGAAGATCATTCC CTCTTTTCTGGACTCCACTCTTCCCCAACACATGCTGCAATTGATGCAGCCTGGCCCAAAGCTGAACCCCGGGGTTGCTGTGGAGTTTGCATGGTGCCTTCACTACATCATTTGCAG TCAGGTCAACAATGCCCTGCTCATCACCCATGGGGCTCTGTCTACTCTGGGGTTGCTGCTGTTGGACTTGGCTGGGGCTGTGCAGAGAACGGATGATGCAGGATTGGAACTG CTTGTATGCCCTGTGCTTCGGTGTTTAAGTAACCTGCTAACAGAAGTGCCAGTGGAGGCGGTGGGAGGGCAAATGCTGCTCAGAGATGAACGTATTGTGGCAGCCTTATTTATCCTTCTCGAGTTTTTTCTTCAGAAACAGCCCAGCTTACTGCCTGAGGGCCTCTGGCTCCTCAACAATCTCACTG CAAACAGTCCTACTTTTTGTACCTCCTTGCTCTCGCTGGACCTCATAGAGCCCCTTTTGCAGCTGTTGCCACTATCTAATGCGGTGAGCGTAATG GTGCTGACAGTTCTGTGCAATGTTGCAGAGAAGGGTCCAGCTTACTGCCAGCGCTTGTGGCCAGGGCCGTTGCTCTCCTGCTTGCTCAACATACTGGCCCTCTCTGATACTGAAGTAGTAGGCCAGAGTTTGGAGTTGCTGCAGCTGCTGTTCCTTTATCAGCCAGAG GCTGCCCAGGCCTTCCTGCAGCAGTCAGGGCTGCAGGCTCTGGAAAGGCATCTGGAAGAAATCCAGCTTCGGGATAGAGTACATGCTGTCCAGCACACAGCTCTTCATGGATGA
- the Cd14 gene encoding monocyte differentiation antigen CD14, translating to MACVPCLLLLSLLRASAASPLPEEPCELDDEVEAIRCTCNFSDPKPDWSSALQCLSAVQVELHGGGRSLEEFLKRVDLDAKPQQYVDVVKSLPWQRLTVAAARVPAPLLASALQMLGYSRLRELTLQDLEVTGTTPTPLLEASGPDLHSLHLRNVTWAARGAWLAELQPWLKPGLQVLTIIQARSLAFSCEQVRPFPALTTLDLSDNPGLGESGLNLALCPHKFPALQVLALRNAGLETLLGVCAALATAGVRPRQLDLSHNSLRAEPGAPKCVWPSELLSLNLSFAGLEEVPKGLPAKLSVLDLSCNRLNRAPRSDELPKVSNLSLDGNPFLDSEPSNPEENIGNSGMVPICASSSLAVGMSGTVALLQGARGFA from the exons ATG GCGTGTGTGCCCTGCTTgttgctgctgtcactgctgcgCGCCTCTGCCGCCTCGCCGCTGCCGGAGGAGCCCTGCGAGCTGGACGACGAAGTCGAAGCCATCCGGTGCACCTGTAACTTCTCGGATCCCAAGCCCGACTGGTCCAGCGCCCTCCAGTGCCTGAGCGCGGTCCAGGTGGAGCTCCACGGCGGCGGCCGCAGCCTGGAAGAGTTCCTAAAGCGTGTGGACCTTGACGCCAAGCCGCAGCAGTACGTGGACGTGGTCAAGTCTCTGCCCTGGCAGCGGCTCACGGTGGCCGCGGCGCGGGTGCCCGCCCCGCTCCTGGCCAGCGCCCTGCAGATGCTGGGCTATTCCCGCCTCAGGGAACTGACGCTCCAGGACCTGGAGGTGACCGGCACCACGCCGACACCACTTCTGGAAGCCTCGGGCCCTGATCTCCACTCTCTGCACCTCCGCAATGTGACGTGGGCGGCCAGGGGCGCCTGGCTCGCCGAACTGCAACCATGGCTCAAGCCTGGCCTCCAGGTCCTGACTATTATCCAAGCTCGCTCACTTGCCTTTTCCTGCGAACAGGTCCGCCCCTTCCCGGCCCTCACCACCCTAGACCTGTCTGACAATCCCGGACTGGGCGAGAGCGGGCTGAACTTGGCTCTCTGTCCCCACAAGTTCCCCGCCCTCCAAGTCTTAGCGCTGCGCAACGCGGGCCTGGAGACGCTCCTCGGCGTGTGCGCCGCGCTGGCGACCGCGGGGGTGCGGCCGCGCCAGCTAGACCTCAGCCACAACTCGCTGCGCGCCGAGCCCGGCGCCCCCAAGTGTGTTTGGCCCAGCGAACTGCTTTCCCTCAACCTGTCATTCGctgggctggaggaggtgcctAAGGGGCTACCCGCCAAGCTCAGCGTGCTGGATCTCAGCTGCAACCGGCTGAATAGGGCACCTCGGTCAGACGAGCTGCCCAAGGTGAGTAACCTGTCGCTGGACGGAAATCCCTTCCTGGACTCTGAACCCTCCAACCCCGAAGAGAACATTGGGAACTCAGGCATGGTACCCATCTGTGCAAGTTCATCCCTGGCAGTGGGAATGTCAGGAACTGTAGCTCTACTGCAAGGGGCAAGAGGTTTTGCCTAA